The following coding sequences are from one Haliotis asinina isolate JCU_RB_2024 chromosome 3, JCU_Hal_asi_v2, whole genome shotgun sequence window:
- the LOC137277135 gene encoding uncharacterized protein has translation MLGLGTLVLALFLGAETQVLNPGVFDPNCKDHLDNCHEFQWDTCLNKLFKQWVLDNCRQYCKLCIGPTTTTTTTPIPPCIDVESNCNEYQDDMCTNDLYTTWAKTHCRVTCGFCGVVQGVPTPDLG, from the exons ATGCTCGGTCTTGGAACTCTGGTCTTAGCTCTGTTTCTTGGAGCAGAAACCCAAGTCTTAAATCCTG GTGTGTTTGATCCCAACTGCAAGGACCAcctggacaactgccacgagtTCCAATGGGATACATGTTTGAACAAGCTGTTCAAACAATGGGTGTTGGACAACTGCCGCCAGTACTGTAAACTCTGCATTGGACCAA CAACTACGACAACGACTACACCAATTCCACCGTGTATTGACGTGGAATCCAACTGTAACGAGTACCAGGACGATATGTGCACGAATGATCTGTACACTACATGGGCAAAGACGCACTGCCGAGTGACTTGTGGATTCTGTGGGGTAGTTCAAG GTGTGCCCACTCCTGATCTTGGCTAG
- the LOC137277136 gene encoding uncharacterized protein — MDESINAIAVAVKHKSILAKQMYDNGDLKGALEQFKLALRDSRRLIRRKRESVALCRLNLASAQIGRGDEAGRTSGRKALEQLLQESAEDNSLSACINFNLALASLDKDNKDTYLDTCLENLEHIKDAETESLILYQKALEERLRLIDAREKEEQCQGNEPGDEQERKHNEKKLECRKQLADVYKRISETDTETEESETAICSKRVANLLALANMTVAQNIQTARKYAHDCLSILAKDWSRVQVNTCSDLAVLFAEVGVYEKAKLCFLKTQLCEHINELEEQEVKCHMFQNLGAVCVLQQRYQEATQYFKDALRLIDGRASERRAHLYLNLGFAWSQMGRANIWKAYEAYLNAAKYSASRELDTETNLRLETLQGLVLSGIAVLDYRHGLGDFCVKIVLKHRDTDTDETLSWQSIDVSEFKDKMKEEIKDKYMTCIDNVVDAVLNWQSLAEDRRCVAIAQEM, encoded by the exons ATGGACGAGAGTATCAACGCCATAGCCGTGGCCGTGAAACACAAGTCTATTCTAGCAAAACAAATGTATGACAATGGAGACCTGAAAGGGGCTTTGGAACAGTTTAAACTTGCCTTAAGGGACTCACGCCGTCTTATTAGAAGAAAGAGAGAAAGTGTTGCCCTGTGCAGACTGAACCTGGCTTCAGCACAAATAGGTAGAGGGGATGAAGCCGGAAGGACATCTGGAAGAAAAGCACTGGAACAGTTACTGCAAGAGAGCGCAGAAGACAACAGTTTGTCAGCTTGTATTAACTTCAACCTGGCACTTGCATCGCTGGACAAGGACAACAAGGATACTTATCTGGACACATGCCTGGAGAACCTGGAACATATCAAAGATGCTGAGACTGAGAGTCTGATCCTGTATCAGAAGGCGCTAGAGGAAAGGCTGCGGTTAATAGATGCCAGGGAGAAAGAAGAACAGTGTCAAGGAAATGAGCCAGGTGACGaacaagaaagaaaacacaatgAGAAGAAGCTGGAGTGCCGGAAACAGTTAGCAGACGTGTATAAACGTATATCGGAGACCGACACGGAGACGGAGGAGTCTGAAACTGCCATCTGCAGCAAACGTGTGGCCAATCTGCTTgcactggccaatatgacagtAGCCCAAAACATACAAACAGCTCGAAAATACGCTCATGATTGCCTGAGTATATTAGCCAAAGACTGGTCCCGCGTCCAAG TAAACACGTGCTCTGATCTGGCCGTTCTCTTCGCCGAGGTTGGAGTTTATGAGAAAGCAAAGCTATGTTTCCTAAAGACACAGCTGTGTGAACACATCAACGAACTCGAAGAACAAGAGGTCAAATGTCACATGTTTCAAAACCTAGGGGCTGTGTGTGTTTTGCAGCAAAGATATCAAGAGGCCACGCAATACTTCAAAGATGCTCTGCGTTTGATCG ATGGAAGAGCGAGCGAGAGGCGAGCCCATCTGTACCTGAATCTGGGATTTGCCTGGAGTCAGATGGGGAGAGCAAACATCTGGAAAGCCTACGAGGCCTATCTCAATGCTGCCAAATACTCTGCCTCCCGAGAGTTGG ACACAGAGACCAATCTGAGACTAGAGACACTGCAGGGGCTGGTTCTGTCTGGAATAGCTGTCCTTGACTATCGACACGGACTGGGAGACTTCTGTGTCAAAATCGTCCTGAAACATAGAGACACTGATACTGACGAGACTCTAAGCTGGCAAAGCATAGATGTTTCTGAGTTCAAGGacaaaatgaaagaagaaatTAAGGACAAGTATATGACGTGTATTGACAACGTAGTCGATGCTGTGTTAAATTGGCAGTCTCTAGCTGAAGACAGGCGCTGTGTGGCTATTGCACAGGAGATGTAA
- the LOC137279078 gene encoding uncharacterized protein, whose translation MASTQKYPQTASQGGGAKNIPASNSKRRRNLTRQIIHEPSSTNGKAKPTSAVTKVPKATDDVQARERARRDRSSLQGTGIHPAAPDDASTSSDAEATIMKCVATAMVMGAKTGAVKESGIITMKGLLATDKKSSECALPPKTKPRNMKMVVTAKVGGSREAVMKVDEINVNKATKAVTVTCDDNIVNDTDVADSSNVDNSDLKDEKEDEVMFFQCWSWYSTRPAAKCSIEDVNTALLTPEQHDGSAQNEQYVSSLLETLEGNQDGQALSIHSAEETANDWLQRDRDDGDSHDPSDMATVYQRKEENIKKWSTIMVADEYSDETGGSKRIDQRPNADPLTAVQNRRTDQENESENHSEVTGVIRTSNIPVKTVSTTNKPAVITKDQRLKTDVIKVNYEDANNVAKSKTDVPKKTTEIPTGAITELKGKASKNTTEDDHAMKRTNIPIKTGELNRTHTSDDITDTSMSTKEVTRMNHNILTVMDTTQIDILTGTRHESGNEHPISNVSKTVIYCENEKSCATGKTINMNQAEIRPRQEHVSKTREMTETCEMNIQETILINTNVSKEQGDRLNSGVKNVTSEMKIPETTPLPTNVSKRQDGRSKPREVKDADKMKSQEALESNTKVSKEIGNTKVTKVQDGRAYSEEKHSISKKKITETGRADSSLSKEQDAGSRGRVKNDSSPVVRPVSTGVSKSQGSSPKTEERKDGPIEKIQETESGNSKATKKMADTVISTVKGEDATAGEMRVTPKVVKPHEGACDPDVSRAKAGEMKHTTLTNIRKASLVTSYTSTEKGAMPEPAAKNGAPKEVKTPESHPSNTSVTTARGHNTISKVEAKPGERKGASKKNITDASLVPANVSKRYSKIPELAEDNDTHKVKTQGTPLVTSNVSNEQGDGNKAGENKIPTVVTGDVPKKQTGRSKPVEKKDAHTRKIQEAAKGNPMVSKDGGETKVSQVHGDRPNPAEKMKITGTSRHGTTGSKEKVVRSSAREKHEPPQVKIPEIRPVSTSVPKRQDGIPKSEVRKNAPIAKIKEAGPGKANVSNEKGDIKVSKVKGEGAKTEDIKATSMVKVPEAGASDNGVSRVIDGGVTGETKRVRKTNIVKTSLVTSNVSTEKDGIREPAEKDDTPKVKTSVTHIGNSSVALLRARGGTNMPKVRGDGVKPGETENNTEASLVSTNISKEHGKIPELGRGNTPLKDKSKEAPLVTTIVSKERSDNTKAGEKNIRSKIRITETSQVGTGVSQEHVVRSNVREKNESSPLKTQEKTPLPSSVFKEQDRMSKCGEKKDDPKAKIKEADSGNIKVSYIHGEQGENPEPVQKNTPLKKKSEGAHITGFSKVNWANPSEMKSVSMMKNQQADSGNINVTKEQGETKYSRVECDVSELAVSKHATKKNIPESGPGNTNVTKGQANTTYSRVGGVATKTGDLKDASKTNTPEFSLVTSNTSTPEGGIPELGHARKNITVPSLYTTHISSEKGGITEPVEKNVTPELKIPETRPGETGVNLLRDDNMISQMEGDGAKSAESKGAHIPSFDVITSDPEQAGRSKSGEKKDAHKLEMQEAFQNNTTGSKEQCDRSNYAKENGTSNMKIQERTPVPTSVSKEQGVRSKAGEKDVSPTAQISKMRLVSSGVSKIQDGRSKEKNDSWIVQTKEASSDNSKNAKEMGDTKVSKVTVEGDRTGGMKVTSKVKIPQEGASDTRVSRVIGDGAKLGVTKHTMKTNIPDASQVKSNISSEKGRIPGSAEENNTPKVKNPGNTSITAARGDHMISKVEGGRAEPGEKRDASKRNIPGTSLDTSAISNQQDGIPESVKMKTILAGKTTTEADHCSTEVPNEKGTTTVSKVKSDGPEHGETKTTSKEENNTRATISNSAEGNSQYFQAQECRSEMDERGILNAEDRNDSLKVQMQVEGTDNTKFSHFHDEILTSGTRDGAANLKTPETDLNKAQEAPNQGDRPDHSGLKDTTIRKTRAPETNYRQEQGGGYEHREGTDSTKFDVARIVRSTTPSGPRDARKFSPTVKIQITRSGNTKESKVKVAKSKLEGRKNALRLKSRGLGFTNAFQGHDKSTTLKSKRPPKVMIPHADAHKIKDSQNQSRRQGERKIKVCAGIKKCATSRALKGTRIRTVGERKPAKVINSENLSGSDPGFRAEWTNTSAILTSSRGPVFFNVKWEGDSTMKDIFSWRPVSRTVSKQSIGENESSSGGTKHEKVSHGDHYNCYCHPNCSCKFNEKCFCGKHAGH comes from the coding sequence ATGGCCTCCACGCAGAAATACCCCCAAACGGCTTCACAGGGAGGTGGTGCCAAGAATATTCCCGCTTCTAATTCTAAACGACGGAGGAATCTCACGAGACAAATCATACATGAACCCTCTTCAACAAATGGTAAAGCAAAGCCAACTTCTGCTGTCACTAAGGTGCCCAAGGCCACTGACGATGTTCAAGCAAGAGAAAGGGCAAGAAGAGACAGAAGCAGCCTGCAGGGAACTGGGATCCATCCAGCAGCTCCTGATGATGCTTCGACTTCATCAGACGCTGAAGCAACCATTATGAAGTGTGTTGCTACTGCTATGGTAATGGGAGCCAAAACTGGAGCAGTGAAGGAATCTGGAATTATAACAATGAAAGGACTTTTAGCCACCGACAAGAAGAGCTCAGAATGCGCCTTACCTCCGAAAACAAAACCCAGAAATATGAAGATGGTGGTAACGGCAAAAGTTGGAGGATCTCGTGAAGCAGTTATGAAAGTCGACGAAATCAATGTTAATAAAGCAACAAAAGCCGTTACAGTTACGTGTGATGATAACATTGTCAATGACACAGACGTAGCTGACTCTTCAAATGTTGACAATTCGGACCTGAAAGATGAGAAGGAAGATGAAGTCATGTTTTTTCAATGTTGGTCTTGGTATAGCACTAGGCCTGCAGCAAAGTGCAGCATTGAGGACGTGAACACTGCACTCCTGACTCCCGAACAGCATGATGGATCTGCACAAAATGAACAGTATGTGTCCTCTCTACTGGAAACACTTGAAGGAAATCAGGATGGTCAAGCATTGTCAATACATTCTGCTGAAGAAACTGCGAATGACTGGCTCCAACGAGATCGGGATGATGGGGACAGCCATGATCCATCAGACATGGCCACAGTATACCAAAGGAAAGAAGAAAACATCAAGAAATGGAGCACAATCATGGTAGCGGATGAATATTCTGACGAAACAGGTGGATCAAAACGAATTGATCAAAGGCCAAATGCAGATCCACTAACTGCAGTACAGAACCGACGGACTGACCAAGAGAATGAATCTGAAAACCACAGTGAAGTAACAGGTGTGATAAGAACAAGCAATATCCCAGTGAAGACTGTTTCAACAACGAATAAACCTGCAGTGATCACTAAAGACCAGAGGTTGAAAACTGATGTGATTAAAGTGAATTATGAGGACGCCAATAACGTCGCAAAGAGCAAGACTGATGTACCGAagaaaacaactgaaatccCTACTGGAGCAATCACAGAGCTAAAAGGCAAAGCCTCGAAAAATACTACTGAGGATGACCATGCTATGAAAAGAACGAATATCCCGATAAAGACCGGGGAGCTAAACAGAACACATACTTCAGATGATATCACTGATACTAGCATGTCCACAAAGGAAGTAACAAGAATGAACCATAATATTTTAACAGTCATGGATACAACGCAAATTGACATTCTGACAGGAACAAGGCATGAGAGTGGGAATGAGCATCCAATTAGCAATGTATCAAAGACTGTCATctattgtgaaaatgaaaaatcatGTGCAACTGGCAAGACCATCAATATGAATCAGGCTGAAATAAGACCAAGACAAGAGCATGTGTCTAAGACAAGAGAGATGACTGAAACATGTGAAATGAACATACAAGAGACTATTCTCATCAACACTAATGTTTCCAAAGAGCAGGGTGATAGACTTAATTCTGGAGTGAAAAATGTTACATCCGAAATGAAGATCCCGGAGACGACACCACTTCCCACTAATGTTTCCAAAAGGCAAGATGGCAGGTCTAAACCTAGAGAAGTGAAGGATGCAGATAAAATGAAGTCCCAAGAAGCACTCGAGAGTAACACTAAGGTTTCAAAAGAGATAGGCAATACCAAGGTTACCAAAGTACAAGATGGTAGGGCATATTCTGAAGAGAAACATAGTATATCGAAAAAGAAGATCACAGAGACGGGCCGAGCTGACAGTAGTCTTTCCAAAGAGCAAGATGCAGGATCAAGAGGTAGAGTGAAGAATGATTCATCCCCAGTGGTCAGACCAGTTTCGACAGGTGTCTCTAAAAGCCAAGGTAGTAGCCCTAAAACTGAAGAAAGGAAGGATGGTCCCATAGAAAAGATCCAGGAAACAGAGTCGGGTAACTCTAAGGCCACCAAGAAAATGGCTGATACTGTGATTTCCACAGTAAAGGGTGAAGATGCTACAGCTGGTGAGATGAGGGTTACACCAAAAGTGGTGAAGCCACATGAAGGTGCCTGTGACCCTGATGTTTCAAGAGCTAAAGCTGGAGAGATGAAGCATACCACGCTAACAAACATTAGAAAGGCAagtttagtcacctcttatacTTCCACTGAGAAAGGTGCAATGCCTGAACCAGCAGCAAAGAATGGTGCACCCAAAGAAGTGAAAACTCCAGAGTCACATCCCAGTAACACCAGTGTTACTACAGCAAGAGGTCACAATACGATTTCCAAAGTAGAAGCTAAACCCGGAGAAAGGAAAGGTGCATCTAAAAAGAACATCACAGATGCGAGTCTAGTTCCTGCTAATGTTTCCAAAAGGTACAGCAAAATACCTGAGCTTGCTGAGGACAATGATACACACAAAGTGAAAACACAAGGGACGCCACTAGTTACAAGTAATGTTTCAAACGAGCAGGGTGATGGTAATAAAGCTGGAGAGAACAAGATCCCGACTGTAGTTACCGGTGATGTTCCCAAGAAGCAAACTGGTAGATCTAAACCTGTAGAAAAGAAAGATGCACACACAAGGAAGATACAAGAAGCAGCCAAGGGTAACCCAATGGTTTCGAAAGATGGTGGTGAGACAAAGGTCTCCCAAGTGCATGGTGACAGGCCTAATCCTGCAGAGAAAATGAAGATAACAGGGACGAGCCGACATGGCACAACTGGCTCTAAAGAGAAAGTTGTAAGATCAAGTGCCAGAGAGAAGCATGAACCCCCTCAAGTGAAGATCCCAGAGATAAGACCAGTTTCCACAAGTGTTCCAAAAAGGCAAGATGGTATTCCTAAATCTGAAGTAAGGAAAAATGCTCCCATAGCAAAGATCAAAGAAGCAGGTCCGGGTAAGGCCAATGTCTCCAATGAAAAGGGTGACATAAAGGTTTCCAAAGTCAAAGGTGAAGGGGCTAAAACAGAAGATATAAAGGCCACATCCATGGTGAAGGTTCCAGAGGCAGGTGCCAGTGACAATGGTGTTTCAAGAGTGATAGATGGTGGGGTTACTGGAGAGACAAAACGTGTCAGGAAAACAAACATCGTGAAAACGAGTCTAGTCACCTCTAATGTTTCCACTGAGAAGGATGGAATTCGTGAGCCTGCCGAGAAGGATGATACCCCCAAAGTGAAGACTTCTGTGACTCATATCGGTAACAGTAGTGTTGCTCTCTTGAGAGCAAGAGGTGGCACAAATATGCCCAAAGTTAGAGGTGATGGGGTTAAGCCTGGGGAGACAGAGAACAACACAGAGGCGAGTCTAGTTAGCACTAATATTTCCAAGGAGCATGGCAAAATACCTGAGCTTGGAAGGGGCAATACTCCACTCAAAGATAAATCCAAAGAGGCGCCTCTGGTTACAacaattgtttcaaaagaaCGAAGTGATAATACGAAAGCTGGAGAGAAGAATATTAGATCTAAAATAAGAATCACAGAGACCAGTCAAGTTGGCACTGGTGTTTCCCAAGAGCACGTTGTAAGATCAAATGTTAGGGAGAAGAATGAATCATCCCCACTGAAGACCCAAGAGAAGACACCACTTCCCTCTAGTGTTTTCAAAGAGCAAGATCGTATGTCTAAATGTGGAGAAAAGAAGGATGACCCCAAAGCAAAGATCAAAGAAGCAGACTCGGGTAACATTAAAGTGTCATATATTCATGGTGAGCAAGGTGAAAATCCTGAGCCTGTTCAGAAGAATACTCCACTAAAAAAGAAATCTGAAGGAGCACACATCACTGGGTTTTCAAAAGTTAATTGGGCTAACCCATCGGAAATGAAGTCAGTTTCCATGATGAAGAATCAGCAGGCAGATTCTGGTAACATTAATGTTACCAAAGAGCAAGGTGAAACGAAGTATTCTAGAGTTGAATGTGATGTGTCAGAACTTGCAGTGTCGAAACATGCCACGAAAAAGAACATTCCAGAATCAGGTCCTGGTAACACTAATGTTACCAAAGGGCAAGCCAACACCACCTATTCCAGGGTGGGAGGTGTTGCGACTAAAACTGGAGATTTAAAGGATGCATCCAAAACTAATACCCCAGAATTCAGTCTAGTTACCTCTAATACTTCCACTCCAGAAGGAGGTATACCTGAGCTTGGTCACGCAAGAAAGAACATCACAGTTCCGAGTCTATATACCACTCATATTTCGAGTGAAAAAGGTGGAATTACCGAGCCTGTAGAGAAGAATGTTACACCCGAACTGAAGATTCCTGAGACACGTCCAGGGGAAACTGGTGTTAATCTTTTAAGAGATGACAATATGATTTCCCAAATGGAAGGTGATGGGGCTAAATCCGCAGAGAGTAAGGGTGCACATATACCCTCGTTTGATGTAATTACTAGTGATCCCGAGCAGGCTGGTAGATCTAAATCTGGTGAAAAGAAGGATGCACACAAATTGGAGATGCAAGAAGCATTCCAGAATAACACTACAGGTTCCAAAGAGCAATGTGATAGATCTAATTATGCAAAAGAAAATGGTACATCCAACATGAAGATTCAAGAGAGGACGCCGGTTCCCACTAGTGTTTCCAAAGAGCAAGGTGTAAGATCAAAGGCTGGTGAGAAGGATGTGTCACCCACAGCACAGATATCAAAGATGAGACTAGTTTCGTCTGGTGTTTCTAAAATCCAAGATGGAAGGTCTAAAGAAAAGAATGATTCTTGGATAGTGCAGACCAAAGAAGCAAGCTCGGATAATTCTAAGAACGCCAAGGAAATGGGTGATACTAAGGTCTCCAAAGTAACAGTTGAGGGGGATAGAACTGGTGGGATGAAGGTCACATCAAAAGTGAAGATTCCACAGGAAGGTGCCAGTGACACTAGGGTTTCAAGAGTGATAGGTGATGGAGCTAAACTTGGGGTGACAAAGCATACCATGAAAACGAACATCCCAGATGCGAGTCAAGTCAAGTCTAATATTTCCAGTGAGAAGGGTAGAATACCTGGGTCAGCAGAGGAGAATAATACACCCAAAGTGAAGAATCCCGGTAACACCAGTATTACTGCAGCAAGAGGAGACCACATGATTTCCAAAGTGGAAGGTGGTCGAGCTGAACCTGGAGAGAAGAGGGATGCATCCAAAAGGAATATTCCAGGGACGAGTCTAGATACCTCTGCCATTTCCAATCAGCAAGATGGTATACCTGAGAgtgtcaaaatgaaaacaatactaGCAGGGAAAACAACTACAGAAGCGGACCACTGCAGCACTGAGGTCCCAAATGAAAAAGGCACCACGACTGTTTCCAAAGTAAAAAGTGATGGGCCTGAACATGGAGAAACGAAGACCACATCAAAAGAGGAGAATAACACCAGAGCCACAATATCAAACTCAGCTGAGGGTAACTCTCAATATTTCCAAGCGCAGGAATGTAGGTCAGAGATGGATGAAAGAGGAATTCTTAATGCGGAAGACAGGAACGATTCATTGAAAGTGCAGATGCAAGTTGAGGGTACAGATAACACAAAATTTTCGCATTTCCATGATGAAATTCTTACGTCTGGAACGAGGGATGGTGCAGCAAACCTGAAGACCCCAGAGACAGACCTGAATAAGGCACAAGAAGCTCCAAACCAGGGTGACAGGCCTGACCACAGTGGGTTGAAGGATACAACAATCCGGAAAACCAGAGCACCTGAAACTAACTATCGCCAAGAGCAGGGAGGCGGGTATGAGCATAGAGAGGGGACGGATTCAACCAAATTTGACGTTGCAAGGATAGTACGTAGTACCACACCAAGTGGACCAAGGGATGCACGGAAATTTTCACCCACAGTAAAGATTCAAATAACGAGGTCCGGCAACACTAAAGAGTCCAAAGTGAAAGTTGCGAAGTCTAAGCTTGAGGGCCGGAAAAATGCTCTAAGACTGAAAAGTCGGGGTCTTGGTTTCACAAATGCATTCCAAGGACATGAcaagtcaacaacactgaaaAGCAAGAGGCCACCAAAAGTGATGATCCCACATGCAGATGCGCATAAGATTAAAGATTCCCAAAATCAAAGTCGTAGACAGGGAGAGAGGAAGATAAAAGTGTGCGCTGGAATAAAGAAATGTGCCACGTCTCGTGCCTTGAAAGGAACCAGAATCAGAACAGTGGGCGAGAGAAAACCTGCTAAGGTGATTAACAGTGAAAACCTTAGTGGAAGCGATCCAGGGTTTCGGGCCGAGTGGACGAACACAAGTGCTATTCTGACATCTTCACGTGGTCCAGTGTTCTTTAATGTGAAGTGGGAGGGGGATTCTACCATGAAAGACATTTTCTCATGGAGACCGGTCAGTCGAACGGTCTCAAAACAGAGCATTGGGGAAAATGAATCCTCGTCTGGTGGAACCAAACATGAAAAGGTGTCGCATGGAGACCACTATAACTGTTACTGTCATCCTAACTGTTCTTGTAAATTTAACGAGAAGTGTTTTTGTGGAAAGCATGCAGGCCACTGA
- the LOC137277138 gene encoding uncharacterized protein has translation MPLLINERAEKVRRLCKEGSKKDGPEQIKLFKEALAEAQQLGTNRERNVRICRLNLATAYVLSADSIKKGIDILTDMATEAEKHHPTILGDIYYYKAVGMMRVKGDGDFTHKETDAILDVLYHAKHYDDNCQSDTPLKEHIVKSLLRFERRESERCELLKQKIQMESEDLDTELQMVYELMSLLLKRDPAEAKKEGPHYLAVIPEDDLSCDKISTTTWCDLGLICTQIEEYKKAVRYFERSHHKLQKSELCKDLPQQCLQMRHNIAAVYLLQKDFTTAISTYAGEDGEKSLDDLRKVVQDKHLLSHAYLNLAFGYLRQRFPQKDPHGQEKALQLAYTNFKNALDIQTKTGDMDGVRRSLEGLAATVLTLEKSVKTLEWLKLELGLMDYQAQHLKVGEIMGKLEAMKTSHDELVKEREMSFRADNGRKKSVQGKHKTERNSSYSKTFNKKHDPNVSAKNAESSTVVKEDESKSAGMNDVESTSAGKELESHLTGKNSDSPNKTIDKKSSKNVKDRKQAREELPA, from the exons ATGCCGCTGCTGATTAACGAACGTGCTGAGAAAGTTAGACGACTCTGCAAGGAAGGAAGTAAAAAGGACGGCCCAGAACAAATCAAACTGTTTAAAGAGGCACTAGCTGAAGCTCAACAACTTGGCACAAACAGAGAGCGGAACGTTCGCATATGTCGTCTGAATCTCGCCACAGCGTACGTCCTCAGTGCTGACAGTATCAAGAAGGGTATAGACATATTGACGGACATGGCAACAGAAGCGGAGAAGCATCACCCCACCATCCTTGGAGACATATATTATTACAAAGCGGTAGGGATGATGCGTGTGAAGGGGGATGGAGACTTTACACACAAAGAGACAGATGCTATCCTAGATGTTCTGTATCATGCTAAACACTATGATGATAATTGTCAGTCAGATACACCTCTGAAGGAGCATATCGTAAAATCTCTTTTACGCTTCGAACGCCGAGAAAGTGAGCGTTGTGAACTTCTGAAACAAAAGATTCAGATGGAGTCAGAGGATCTGGACACCGAGCTTCAGATGGTGTATGAACTGATGAGCCTCTTGCTGAAACGTGACCCAGCGGAAGCTAAAAAGGAAGGACCGCACTATCTGGCCGTTATTCCTGAAGACGATTTAAGTT GTGACAAAATTTCAACGACAACGTGGTGTGACCTTGGACTCATTTGCACCCAAATAGAAGAATACAAAAAGGCTGTGAGGTACTTCGAAAGATCTCATCATAAACTTCAGAAGTCTGAGTTATGTAAGGACCTACCACAGCAATGTCTGCAGATGCGCCACAACATAGCGGCCGTGTATCTTCTACAGAAAGACTTCACGACAGCTATCAGTACATACGCAG GTGAAGATGGTGAGAAAAGTCTCGATGATCTCCGGAAGGTGGTCCAGGACAAGCATCTACTGTCCCATGCTTACTTAAACCTGGCATTTGGGTATCTGCGACAGCGGTTCCCGCAGAAGGACCCTCATGGACAGGAGAAAGCCCTGCAGCTTGCCTACACAAACTTCAAGAATGCTCTGGACATACAGACTAAAACTG GAGACATGGACGGGGTGCGAAGGTCCCTAGAGGGTTTGGCCGCCACTGTACTGACGCTGGAGAAGTCGGTGAAGACGTTAGAGTGGCTGAAGCTGGAACTGGGCTTGATGGACTACCAGGCTCAACACCTGAAAGTCGGGGAGATAATGGGCAAACTGGAAGCCATGAAAACTTCCCATGACGAACTTGTGAAAGAGAGGGAGATGTCATTTAGGGCAGATAATGGTCGAAAAAAATCTGTTCAGGGGAAACATAAGACCGAGAGAAATTCAAGTTATTCTAAAACCTTTAACAAGAAACATGACCCGAACGTGTCTGCCAAAAATGCAGAATCAAGCACAGTTGTGAAGGAGGATGAATCTAAATCAGCTGGTATGAATGATGTCGAGTCTACATCAGCTGGCAAGGAGCTCGAATCCCATTTAACTGGTAAAAATAGCGATTCACCAAACAAAACCATTGATAAGAAATCTAGCAAGAATGTGAAAGACAGAAAACAGGCCCGTGAGGAGTTGCCAGCATGA